A region of Acidisarcina sp. DNA encodes the following proteins:
- a CDS encoding acyltransferase family protein has product MNLTKDKSLLADDIHPPLVHPRYRPDIDGLRGFAVLAVVGFHAFPGHIQGGYIGVDVFFVISGFLISSIIFESLAKDAFDFKTFYARRIKRIFPALILLLVGCYAFGWFSLAALPYSQLGKHIAAGAGFLSNIALLSEAGYFDSSSEMKPLLHLWSLGIEEQFYLVWPLLIYLAWKLRANLLVLTTALTLVSFALSIYIMRSDISAAFYLPFTRFWELGLGCILSYVVLYKTSSLHSIAQRLFPRITTERLANIRSFLGFVLLSLAIALLTSTSFFPGWWGLLPTIGTCLILSAGPEAWLNRRLLTNPVLVWFGLISFPLYLWHWPLLSFAQIVSFGPVATKVRVGLLLIACLLSWLTYRFVEKPIRFGGHSRAKVIGLSACMILIAGAGFLSYGLNGLPTRAINRNPKLIFLAHYQKLHDHGLDAIYHSECDFYDWDRKTRKRSIAASCTDVPVHQSAFLWGDSHAAALSAGLRNLFDGNPRLAQVTTSGCNPSITGGQSNTPADACDISNQYALQEVARLKPRIVILAQADEQEHTDWDSLATRLHSLGAGSVVLIGPDAQWLPSLPLVFVQNFWGKDPGYNNAGLDTRIFTTEMKLQSRYGRSTNLIYVSLLNGLCKNGGCLERVPNTQELMVVDYGHLSPLASVFVARTIIGEALQEHGVSFGPDLATR; this is encoded by the coding sequence TTGAACTTAACAAAAGACAAGTCGCTCCTCGCTGACGATATCCATCCGCCACTCGTCCACCCTAGATATCGCCCAGACATCGACGGACTTCGCGGCTTTGCGGTTCTTGCAGTGGTAGGCTTCCACGCCTTCCCTGGACATATACAGGGAGGCTACATCGGTGTCGACGTCTTTTTTGTTATCTCCGGATTTCTGATTTCCAGCATTATTTTTGAAAGCCTTGCCAAGGATGCGTTTGATTTCAAGACCTTCTATGCACGCCGCATCAAGAGGATATTCCCCGCTCTGATTCTGTTGCTGGTGGGCTGCTATGCATTTGGCTGGTTCTCGTTGGCGGCACTTCCCTACTCGCAATTAGGCAAACATATTGCCGCCGGAGCAGGCTTCCTCTCTAACATCGCGCTCCTCAGCGAGGCTGGCTATTTCGATAGTTCTTCGGAGATGAAACCACTTCTCCACTTGTGGTCGCTGGGAATCGAAGAACAGTTTTACCTTGTGTGGCCGCTGCTGATCTATCTCGCCTGGAAATTGCGCGCCAACTTGCTGGTGCTTACCACAGCACTCACTCTTGTCTCGTTTGCGCTGAGCATCTACATCATGCGTTCCGATATTTCTGCTGCCTTCTATCTTCCCTTCACGCGCTTTTGGGAGCTGGGCCTGGGATGCATCTTGTCTTATGTAGTTCTCTACAAGACATCTTCGCTTCACTCTATCGCTCAACGACTGTTTCCCCGCATAACAACGGAGAGACTTGCAAATATCCGCTCCTTTCTGGGATTCGTTTTGCTCAGTCTTGCTATCGCGCTGTTAACCAGTACAAGCTTCTTCCCTGGATGGTGGGGCTTGCTGCCCACCATTGGCACCTGCCTGATCCTATCTGCGGGGCCAGAAGCATGGTTGAATCGCCGGCTACTTACAAACCCTGTTCTGGTGTGGTTTGGGTTGATTAGCTTTCCTCTATATCTGTGGCATTGGCCGTTGCTCTCCTTCGCGCAAATCGTCTCATTTGGTCCAGTCGCTACAAAGGTTCGCGTTGGGTTGCTTCTGATAGCCTGCCTGCTTTCCTGGCTCACCTATCGGTTCGTTGAGAAACCGATCCGCTTCGGCGGGCATAGCCGCGCAAAGGTTATAGGCTTAAGTGCCTGCATGATTCTCATCGCAGGTGCCGGGTTTCTATCCTACGGATTGAATGGTCTGCCGACGCGAGCGATCAACAGGAATCCCAAGCTCATCTTTCTCGCACACTATCAAAAGCTGCACGATCACGGGCTGGATGCGATCTATCACTCCGAATGTGATTTCTATGACTGGGACAGGAAGACTCGGAAGCGAAGCATTGCAGCTTCCTGCACGGACGTTCCTGTACATCAATCTGCATTTCTCTGGGGGGACTCGCACGCAGCAGCTCTCTCTGCAGGCCTGCGAAATCTCTTCGATGGAAACCCGCGGCTTGCGCAGGTAACTACCTCCGGGTGTAACCCGAGCATCACAGGCGGGCAGAGCAACACTCCGGCAGATGCGTGCGACATCTCGAACCAATATGCTTTGCAGGAGGTTGCGCGACTGAAGCCACGGATCGTCATCCTTGCGCAGGCGGATGAGCAGGAGCACACGGATTGGGATAGTCTCGCCACTCGCCTGCATAGTCTGGGTGCCGGTTCCGTAGTGCTGATAGGACCGGACGCACAGTGGCTTCCATCGTTGCCACTCGTCTTTGTACAAAACTTCTGGGGCAAAGATCCCGGCTATAACAACGCAGGTTTAGACACTCGAATCTTCACGACAGAGATGAAACTACAGTCTAGATATGGACGCTCCACAAATCTGATCTACGTTTCTCTTCTGAATGGACTCTGCAAGAATGGCGGCTGTCTGGAGCGCGTTCCCAATACGCAGGAATTGATGGTCGTAGATTATGGCCATCTATCTCCGCTGGCGTCGGTATTTGTTGCCCGGACCATAATCGGAGAGGCATTACAAGAACATGGCGTATCGTTTGGACCGGACTTAGCCACGCGGTAA
- a CDS encoding glycosyltransferase family 4 protein: MARKLRIGFVAAQDALDINGFSGSTFQMLSHIRQQDVTVEVYSPLDQSIKYLLAPVKAFARLRKKTCTLEHYPLVAKSLARQIHRLLRERPVDVLVASSSMPISALECEQPILFWTDAVFHDMYGYYAKSFANMTSAGVERAKRTEEAGLAHATYAVYGCDWAARTARKLTDPEKVRVLTFGPNLSIEHTAEDVKQWAEARRRERPHGCRLLFIGVDWSRKGGAIAVETARILNESGLPTTLTVVGTSPAEATPDYVETLGFISKSTPEGRARLAQLLREADFFILPTQAEATGIVFCEASAFGLPALSYATGGVPDYVRTGANGVCLPVGTPAEGFASAIRGILQTPDEYKALCSSAFHEYESRLNWDTSSRALVDLCRSAYEQRQNGEKRILTF; this comes from the coding sequence ATGGCGAGAAAACTGAGAATCGGCTTTGTAGCGGCGCAAGACGCTCTGGACATCAATGGCTTCTCGGGAAGCACCTTTCAGATGCTCTCCCACATTCGCCAGCAGGATGTCACTGTGGAGGTTTACAGCCCGCTCGATCAATCGATCAAGTATTTGCTCGCTCCCGTGAAGGCTTTTGCAAGGCTGCGCAAGAAGACCTGCACGCTGGAGCATTATCCGCTGGTTGCCAAATCGCTTGCCCGGCAGATACATCGGCTCCTACGCGAACGTCCGGTGGATGTTCTGGTCGCGAGTAGCTCCATGCCTATCTCCGCGCTGGAGTGTGAACAACCCATCCTCTTTTGGACCGATGCCGTTTTCCACGATATGTATGGGTACTACGCAAAGTCATTTGCCAATATGACAAGCGCAGGCGTGGAGCGGGCCAAGAGGACGGAGGAGGCGGGACTGGCGCACGCAACCTATGCTGTCTACGGCTGTGATTGGGCGGCCAGGACTGCGCGGAAGCTTACCGATCCAGAGAAAGTTCGGGTATTAACATTTGGACCGAACCTGTCCATCGAGCACACCGCCGAAGATGTGAAGCAGTGGGCAGAGGCTCGCAGAAGAGAGCGGCCTCATGGCTGCAGGCTCCTCTTTATCGGGGTGGATTGGTCGCGGAAGGGTGGTGCGATTGCCGTGGAGACAGCGCGGATATTGAATGAATCCGGGCTTCCCACCACGCTTACTGTTGTGGGAACTTCTCCGGCGGAAGCTACACCGGATTATGTTGAGACGCTGGGATTCATCAGCAAATCCACTCCCGAGGGACGAGCGCGTCTCGCACAGCTTTTGCGGGAGGCGGACTTCTTTATTCTTCCCACCCAGGCGGAGGCCACTGGAATCGTCTTCTGCGAGGCCAGCGCCTTTGGGCTTCCCGCGCTTTCGTATGCGACGGGTGGTGTGCCCGATTATGTGCGCACAGGCGCTAACGGAGTATGCCTGCCAGTAGGAACTCCAGCCGAGGGCTTCGCATCTGCCATTCGCGGAATTCTGCAGACCCCTGATGAATACAAGGCGCTCTGCTCCAGCGCGTTTCACGAGTATGAGAGCCGCCTGAACTGGGACACCTCATCGCGCGCGCTGGTTGACTTGTGCCGCAGCGCGTATGAGCAACGCCAAAATGGCGAGAAACGGATTCTTACGTTTTAG
- a CDS encoding WecB/TagA/CpsF family glycosyltransferase, with amino-acid sequence MKTNVAEDHEALASDPQFRTILGIRFFNGDGPQAIRKIEHGGLVLVPSGPGLKTLPYDQPYRESLLDADLVLPDSGLMVLLWNMLERDSLRRLSGLEYLRDLVEQPDFRALHGTFWVMPSRESSERNLAWLRGQGIEIAPEDVYIAPRYGKPIEDPVLVELLNQRRPRHVMLTVGSGVQEILGHYLKRNLSYLPAIHCIGAAIAFLSGDQVHIPVWADRMALGWLLRCLWKPQQYVPRYWDARKLVPLMLRERHRMPSA; translated from the coding sequence ATGAAGACGAACGTAGCTGAGGATCACGAAGCGCTGGCAAGTGATCCACAATTCCGAACCATCCTGGGGATTCGTTTTTTCAATGGCGATGGACCTCAGGCGATTCGCAAGATTGAGCACGGTGGATTGGTCCTTGTTCCTTCAGGACCGGGGCTGAAGACTCTTCCTTATGACCAGCCCTATCGCGAATCGCTGCTGGATGCCGACCTTGTGCTTCCCGACAGCGGGCTGATGGTTCTGTTGTGGAACATGCTGGAGCGGGATTCTTTGCGCCGTCTCTCGGGCCTGGAGTATCTGCGGGACCTTGTCGAGCAGCCGGATTTTCGCGCTCTGCACGGCACTTTCTGGGTGATGCCGAGCCGGGAAAGTTCGGAGAGAAACCTGGCGTGGCTGCGTGGGCAGGGAATCGAGATAGCTCCTGAGGATGTTTATATTGCGCCGCGCTATGGAAAACCCATTGAAGATCCGGTGCTTGTGGAATTGCTGAATCAGCGGCGGCCTCGACATGTCATGCTGACCGTAGGCAGCGGTGTGCAGGAGATTCTTGGTCACTATCTCAAGCGGAATCTCAGTTACCTGCCTGCGATCCATTGCATTGGTGCAGCTATTGCTTTCCTTAGCGGGGATCAGGTCCACATTCCCGTCTGGGCGGATCGTATGGCGCTGGGCTGGCTGCTGCGCTGTTTGTGGAAACCGCAGCAGTATGTTCCGCGCTACTGGGATGCCCGCAAACTTGTCCCATTAATGCTTCGTGAGCGGCACCGTATGCCCAGCGCGTGA
- a CDS encoding HD domain-containing protein, translated as MSPDFRSAVAAYIRREAMPEEKYGHQPRVYALTRLIGEGLEYDDDVVYAAAWLHDLGVFVGHRPEDPQKLVQWDHVAYTVERIQGILEDAGFPADKVPAVIDAIRTHQPEDDPKTIEATILRDADILEQLGAIGILRGVSKIGRDTRYKTFTSAVANLRRSLQDLPARLRLESARNLAEPKVRILRQFLEAADLEGKPELF; from the coding sequence ATGTCTCCAGACTTTCGTAGCGCGGTTGCCGCCTACATCAGGCGCGAGGCGATGCCGGAGGAGAAGTACGGGCATCAGCCACGCGTCTACGCCCTTACCCGGCTGATCGGTGAGGGGCTGGAGTACGACGATGACGTGGTGTACGCGGCAGCCTGGCTCCATGACCTGGGAGTCTTTGTAGGGCACCGTCCGGAGGATCCGCAGAAGCTTGTTCAGTGGGATCACGTTGCCTATACGGTCGAGAGGATACAGGGCATTCTTGAAGATGCGGGTTTTCCCGCGGATAAGGTTCCCGCGGTGATTGACGCCATTCGTACCCATCAACCGGAGGATGATCCAAAGACGATCGAGGCCACAATTCTTCGCGATGCAGACATCCTCGAGCAACTGGGTGCCATCGGAATTCTTCGTGGAGTAAGCAAGATAGGACGCGATACCCGTTACAAGACTTTCACTTCCGCTGTAGCAAACCTGCGCCGCTCTTTGCAGGATCTGCCTGCCAGGCTGCGCCTGGAAAGTGCGCGCAATCTGGCCGAGCCCAAAGTGCGGATCCTGCGGCAGTTTCTTGAGGCGGCTGACCTGGAAGGTAAGCCTGAACTTTTTTGA